TCGGCCACTTCTATATCGTGCTCACGGCAGACGGAAGCGATATCCTCGTCGTCCGTGGAGCACAGGATGCGCGACAGGCTTTGGGACTGCTTTCCGGCCCGGGCCACCCAGGTCAAAAGGGGGTGGCCGCCCAATAATGCAATATTCTTTTTATGCAAGGACTTGGAACCGCCCCGCGCCGGGATGAGTCCGAGAATCTCGTAATCTTCACTCATATGTAAATATCCTCGCCGCTTTCTTTCAATCCATTAATTTCATTGGGCTCAATTTACAGCCCCAGCCCCTCGATGATCTTGGCAATAGTGTACTCCTGGGTCAGGCTCCATGCGTCCAGGGTGGACCCGCCGATATGGGGCGTGATGATCAGGTTGTCATGCTCCTGGGCGTATTTCACCAGGGGTTGATCCAGAACCTTGGAGCCAAAATCCGGATCGAACTCGCCGTCCAGGACGTCCACGGCCGCGCCGGCCAGTTTGCCGGACTCCAGGGCCTTCAGCAAGGCGTCGTGATCCACCAACTCGCCCCGGGAGGTGTTGACGAAAAAGGCGCCGTCCTTGAATTTTTCGAACATCTCGGCGGAGAACAGGTTTTCGGTTTCCGGCTCGTGGGGGATGTGGATGGTCACGATGTCGCTGCTCTCCACAAGCTCTTCCAAGGAGGAGAGTTTTGTTATCCCGTCCACCGGGGATTTTTCAACAAAGGGATCGTAGTATTTGACGTCCATGCCGAAGGCCACGCCGTAGGAAGCCGTCAGCTTGCCCAGCCTGCCCAGACCGGCCACGCCCAGGCTCATGCGGGAGAGCATGGCCTTGCCGCCGAAGGGCCACCTGGCCCACTGGCCGTCCAGCACGGACTTGAAGCCGGGGACGATGTTGCGGGTCAGGGCGATGATCAGGCCCCAGGTAAGCTCGGCCGTGGGGGTGATGGTGTCCAGAAAGTCCTGATGGTCCTTGAGGGTCACCACCTTGACGCCTTTTTCCCGGGCATAGTCCACGTCAATGTGGGGGTGGCCCGTGGTGTTGGAGCCGATGGCCCTGAGTTTGGGGCAGGCGTCCATGATCTCCTTGCCCAGGTAATAGCCCAAGGGGGCGAGAAGCACCTCGGCGCGATCCATGACCACAGGCTTGAGTTCCTCCGGGTTTTCCAGGATGATCACCCGAAAATTGTCGGTCATGAGTTTTTCCGCCGCCGGGGCGTAGTTCAACATGGTGTAGTAGACCAAAACCGGTTTGTCATTATCCAGGCTCATAAGTTTTTTCTATCCGTAAATTGATCGTTAATCGGATTCCGACAACAGGGAATCAAGCACGCGCCTTATCCTGTCCCCTGTCCTGCCGTCCGGGTTGCCGCACCACTTTTCCAAAAGACGCTGCGAGGTTTGGGGAAGCTCCCGCCCTTCCTCATGAGACCTTACAGCCAGATCCTTCAGCATGGAGCAGAATTCCTCCTCGGAATGGGCGTAAAGCACCGCGTCATCCATGTCCAGGATATAAGGCTTGAGGGCGGGGTCGGTAATTTCATAAAACCAGGGAACCACCACGGGCTTATCCAGGGCCAGGGCCTCGAACAGGGTGGTGGAATTGAAGCTGGCGACAACGGACGCCTGGCTCAGCATGTCCAGAAGGTCTCCGCCCTCGGCCAAATGCAGATTGGGCGGAAAGTCCGGGTTTTCGCCGAACAAACGCGTCATAAAGCGTTTGGCGTTCTGGTCGCCCTTGGTTTTTATGATGACCTTGATTCCGGGGTTTTCCCTGGCCAGATTCACCAGGGCGTGATGGCAGGCGTTGGAGGCTTTTTCCACATTGAGCTTTTCCAATCCAGCCTGCAGGGTTTCGTAGGAGCCGGGAATTTTGCGGCCCAAAACCGGAAGCCCCGCCTTGGAATTGAAGGAGAAAAACAGGATTGTGGGAGCGTCGGCCTTTTTTCCCGCGCGGACAA
The Desulfatibacillum aliphaticivorans DSM 15576 DNA segment above includes these coding regions:
- a CDS encoding NAD(P)-dependent oxidoreductase, yielding MSLDNDKPVLVYYTMLNYAPAAEKLMTDNFRVIILENPEELKPVVMDRAEVLLAPLGYYLGKEIMDACPKLRAIGSNTTGHPHIDVDYAREKGVKVVTLKDHQDFLDTITPTAELTWGLIIALTRNIVPGFKSVLDGQWARWPFGGKAMLSRMSLGVAGLGRLGKLTASYGVAFGMDVKYYDPFVEKSPVDGITKLSSLEELVESSDIVTIHIPHEPETENLFSAEMFEKFKDGAFFVNTSRGELVDHDALLKALESGKLAGAAVDVLDGEFDPDFGSKVLDQPLVKYAQEHDNLIITPHIGGSTLDAWSLTQEYTIAKIIEGLGL